In Leisingera sp. NJS204, the following are encoded in one genomic region:
- a CDS encoding heavy metal-binding domain-containing protein codes for MIITTTPNVEGYQIAEYKGIVVGEAIMGANVVRDVFASITDIVGGRSGAYEGKLQDARETALAELEDRARDKGANAVVGVDLDYEVVGQSMLMVSASGTAVVLG; via the coding sequence ATGATCATCACAACCACACCAAACGTCGAAGGCTACCAGATCGCCGAATACAAGGGCATCGTGGTGGGCGAGGCGATCATGGGCGCCAATGTTGTGCGCGATGTCTTTGCCTCGATCACCGATATCGTCGGCGGCCGCTCGGGCGCCTATGAAGGCAAGCTGCAGGATGCCCGTGAAACCGCACTGGCCGAACTGGAAGACCGGGCCCGGGACAAGGGCGCCAATGCCGTTGTCGGCGTGGATCTGGATTACGAAGTGGTCGGGCAGTCCATGCTGATGGTCTCGGCCAGCGGCACCGCGGTGGTGCTGGGATAA
- the sufC gene encoding Fe-S cluster assembly ATPase SufC codes for MLEIKNLHVKLEDEDKQILKGVDLKVEAGKVHAIMGPNGSGKSTLSYVLSGRDGYEVTDGSAELEGADILEMEPEERAAAGMFLAFQYPVEIPGVGNMTFLRTAVNAQRKARGEEELSASDFLKIIRAKAKTLKIDADMLKRPVNVGFSGGEKKRNEILQMAMLEPKLCILDETDSGLDVDAMKLVAEGVNALRDEGRGFLVITHYQRLLDHIKPDVVHILANGRIVKTGGPELALEVENNGYAGILAEEA; via the coding sequence ATGCTCGAAATCAAAAACCTGCACGTCAAACTTGAAGACGAAGACAAGCAGATCCTGAAAGGCGTCGACCTGAAAGTCGAAGCTGGCAAAGTACACGCCATCATGGGGCCGAATGGTTCGGGCAAATCCACTCTGTCTTATGTGTTGTCCGGCCGCGACGGTTATGAGGTCACCGACGGTTCTGCCGAGCTGGAAGGCGCAGACATCCTGGAGATGGAGCCGGAAGAACGCGCCGCAGCCGGCATGTTCCTGGCGTTCCAGTACCCGGTGGAAATCCCCGGTGTGGGCAACATGACCTTCCTGCGCACCGCGGTGAACGCACAGCGCAAGGCCCGCGGCGAGGAAGAGCTGTCGGCCTCCGACTTTCTGAAAATTATCCGCGCCAAAGCCAAAACCCTGAAAATCGACGCCGACATGCTGAAGCGCCCGGTCAACGTCGGATTCTCCGGCGGTGAGAAGAAGCGCAACGAGATCCTGCAGATGGCGATGCTGGAGCCGAAGCTGTGCATCCTTGATGAAACCGACTCCGGCCTTGACGTGGACGCGATGAAACTGGTGGCCGAAGGCGTAAACGCGCTGCGCGACGAGGGCCGCGGCTTCCTGGTGATCACCCACTATCAGCGCCTGCTGGACCACATCAAACCGGACGTGGTTCACATTCTGGCAAACGGCCGCATCGTCAAGACCGGCGGCCCCGAGCTGGCGCTGGAAGTTGAGAACAACGGCTATGCCGGCATCTTGGCAGAGGAGGCGTAA
- a CDS encoding SufB/SufD family protein: MALPEVKQSATEARLSALTLPESGCLKAARQAALSRVQTMGLPSRRDEYWKYTRPETLVQAEALNAAVFAAEETPMFSAFERLNIVFVDGVFDSEASDDLSLEGLTIDRIEDICCKDIHWAKDLYGVLEARGQTPVERPLAALNTAFATDGVAIRVTGKVSKPINFTYVHSDESSDAILHHVIRVEDGAEVTILENGPAASRFNKCMEIDIADGGKLHLVRAQGRDHERRAATHLFTRLGTESVFKSFTLTVNGVLTRNEAVIELTGDDAVAHIAGACVGDGDFHHDDTVFITHDAVNCESRQVFKKVLRNGATGVFQGKILVKEGAQKTDGYQISQSLLLDGDSQFLAKPELEIYADDVACSHGSTSGAIDEEGLFYLRSRGVPHAEATDLMTLAFLAEAVEEIEDAEIAADIVSRLEGWLARRR; this comes from the coding sequence ATGGCTCTGCCGGAAGTAAAGCAAAGCGCAACCGAGGCGCGGCTTTCCGCGCTGACCCTGCCGGAAAGCGGCTGCCTGAAGGCGGCCCGGCAGGCAGCGCTGTCGCGGGTCCAGACCATGGGCCTGCCCAGCCGCCGGGATGAGTATTGGAAATATACCCGTCCCGAAACCCTGGTGCAGGCTGAGGCTCTCAATGCCGCAGTGTTCGCTGCGGAGGAAACACCAATGTTCAGCGCTTTTGAGCGGTTGAACATTGTTTTTGTCGATGGCGTTTTTGACTCTGAAGCCTCGGATGATTTGTCGTTGGAAGGTTTGACCATCGACCGGATCGAGGATATCTGCTGCAAAGATATCCATTGGGCCAAAGACTTGTACGGTGTTCTTGAAGCACGTGGCCAAACCCCGGTGGAACGCCCGCTGGCTGCGCTGAACACCGCTTTTGCCACCGATGGCGTGGCGATCCGGGTGACCGGCAAGGTCTCCAAACCGATCAACTTTACCTATGTGCACTCGGATGAGAGTTCCGACGCGATCCTGCATCACGTGATCCGCGTGGAAGATGGCGCCGAGGTAACAATCCTGGAAAACGGCCCGGCGGCCTCGCGCTTTAACAAATGCATGGAGATCGACATTGCCGACGGTGGCAAGCTGCATCTGGTGCGGGCACAGGGCCGCGACCACGAGCGCCGCGCGGCAACGCATCTGTTCACCCGTCTCGGCACCGAGTCTGTGTTCAAGTCGTTCACCCTGACCGTGAACGGTGTGCTGACCCGCAACGAGGCGGTGATTGAGCTGACCGGCGACGATGCGGTTGCGCATATTGCGGGCGCTTGCGTCGGCGATGGCGACTTTCACCACGATGACACCGTGTTCATCACCCATGACGCGGTGAACTGCGAAAGCCGCCAAGTGTTCAAGAAGGTGCTGCGCAACGGGGCCACTGGTGTGTTCCAAGGCAAAATTCTGGTGAAGGAAGGCGCGCAAAAGACTGACGGGTATCAGATTTCCCAATCCTTGCTGCTGGACGGCGACAGCCAGTTCCTGGCCAAGCCGGAACTGGAAATCTATGCTGATGACGTCGCCTGCTCGCATGGCTCTACCTCAGGTGCGATCGACGAGGAAGGCCTGTTCTACCTGCGCTCGCGCGGGGTTCCCCATGCCGAGGCGACCGATCTGATGACGTTGGCCTTTCTGGCCGAAGCGGTGGAAGAGATCGAGGACGCGGAGATCGCGGCCGACATCGTCTCCCGCCTCGAAGGCTGGCTGGCCCGGCGCCGCTGA
- a CDS encoding YIP1 family protein has protein sequence MSVTTDIPATYRGPRKVFARLLDMGVREDRLLIFLLSGCVLTFVAQMPRLAREAHLSGQELNMLLGGSLLGIVFIAPLILYVLALAAHWIARAAGGQGAAYCARLALFWAFLAASPLMLLNGLVAGFIGTGPALNLVGALWCAVVLWFWVSGMIQGYWAK, from the coding sequence ATGTCCGTTACCACGGATATCCCGGCGACCTACAGGGGGCCGCGCAAGGTGTTTGCGCGGCTTCTGGACATGGGCGTGCGCGAAGACCGGCTGTTGATTTTCCTGCTTAGCGGCTGTGTGCTGACCTTTGTGGCGCAGATGCCGAGGCTGGCGCGCGAGGCGCATCTGTCGGGGCAGGAGCTGAATATGCTGCTGGGCGGGTCATTGCTGGGCATCGTGTTTATCGCGCCGCTGATCCTGTACGTGCTGGCACTGGCCGCGCATTGGATTGCCCGCGCGGCAGGCGGGCAGGGCGCGGCCTATTGCGCCCGGCTGGCGCTGTTCTGGGCTTTTTTGGCAGCCAGCCCGCTGATGCTGCTGAACGGGCTTGTCGCCGGTTTCATCGGGACTGGTCCCGCCTTGAACCTGGTGGGGGCACTGTGGTGTGCGGTCGTTCTGTGGTTCTGGGTGTCCGGCATGATCCAAGGGTATTGGGCAAAGTAA
- a CDS encoding YIP1 family protein — MNALAAFALLTVKSPRDAAHQILAQDWPREALWTGFLLSVVLNTCVYTLQQVLFPLPPEVLIPRFAPGAYFAVILLLQISFIAMLATTGRWLGGQGNLAELLALVTWLQLLQAGLNAAVVAMLLVMPALAALLNIAANIMVFFILLHFVNAAHKFGSVWRSLGVVMMASMILVFALLFIVGLIGPANLGLPENV, encoded by the coding sequence ATGAACGCACTTGCCGCCTTTGCTCTGCTGACGGTGAAATCGCCGCGGGATGCTGCGCATCAAATCCTCGCCCAGGATTGGCCGCGCGAGGCGCTATGGACAGGCTTTCTGCTGTCAGTGGTGCTGAACACTTGCGTCTATACACTGCAGCAAGTGCTGTTTCCGCTGCCGCCTGAAGTTCTGATACCGCGGTTTGCGCCTGGCGCCTATTTTGCGGTTATCCTGCTGCTGCAAATCAGCTTCATCGCCATGCTTGCAACCACTGGCCGATGGCTGGGCGGTCAGGGAAATCTTGCTGAACTGCTTGCACTGGTGACCTGGCTGCAATTGCTGCAAGCAGGCCTTAACGCAGCTGTTGTCGCGATGCTGCTGGTTATGCCGGCCCTGGCTGCCCTGCTGAATATTGCGGCGAACATCATGGTGTTCTTTATCCTCTTGCACTTCGTCAATGCGGCGCACAAATTCGGCTCTGTCTGGCGGTCGCTTGGGGTCGTCATGATGGCCAGCATGATCCTGGTGTTTGCCCTTCTCTTTATCGTGGGTCTGATCGGCCCAGCCAATCTGGGACTTCCCGAAAATGTATGA